Genomic DNA from Alphaproteobacteria bacterium PA2:
ATCGCCATTGATATCGATCCAGAGCGTGCTGGCGTCCTGCTGCAGGACAGCCTGACCGGCCGTCTTGGTCAGAGCGCCTTGCGACAGACCAAAGGTCGTACGCGAGCCGAGGAACAGGGCCGTTTGATTAAGGCCGAGGGCCGTCAGATCGAGTTTGTCGGTGCCGGACACGAAATCGGTGATGGTGTCGGTCGTCTTGTCACCGGACTGCGTAAGAGCAGTGTAGGTCACGAGGTCCTTACCGCCGCCGAGGGTGATGGTGTCACCCGCCGTCGCCGTACCGGCTGTAGCCGTAGCAACCAGCTTGTCATCGGCGGAGCCGAGCTTGATGGTTGCGCCGGTCAGAGCCGTGGTAACGCCGCCGCTCAGATCCAGCTTCCCGGTGGAGGCCGAGGCATCCAGGCTGGTCAGCAGAGCACCACCAACGGCGCCCGTGGTCGTCACGTCCGCGTTGTTGGTGACCGTGATGGTCTTGGCCTTAGCAGCCGTCAGACCAGCGACGGACAGAGCGCCCACGCCAGCAACAGCCGCATCGTCAGCGATGTTGACAGTCACGGAGTCGAAGTCCGTCGCCGTCACAGCGCCCAGCAGGTCAGCAGCGCCGACCTTGTTGACGTTCAGGGTCAGGGCGTCAGACGCACCATCGGTAGCCACAGCGACCGCCAGGGTATTGGCGACCGTGCCGGCGTCAACGGTGACAGCTTGGGTAGCGCCCGTCTTGGAGACGACGGTAGCGCCGATCAGGCTGTTGCCCGTAGCAATGCCCGTGCTGGTGTAGACCACGGAGGTCACGCCAGCGAACTTGCTCATGTCGACCGTGCCGGTGCCGCCTGCCGAGATTTCCAGGACTTCGATGTTCGAAGCCGTGCCACCGAGAGCGCCCGTCGCGACCGTGTTGGTCACAGCCAGGGTATCGGTGCCAGCGCCGCCGTTGAAGGAGTCCTTCGCGGCGAAGCCGTTGGAGAAGTCAGCGCGGTCGGCGCCCGAACCACCCGTGACAGCCACATCGGCTGCGCCGGAATTGGTCAGGGTCACATTGACGCCGCCCGTGTTAGCCGAAGCGTCGACGGTGCCGGTGGTACCAGCGAAGGTCAGAGCGCCGATGGTCACGCCCTGAGCGCCGGAGACATTGACGGTCGCCAGAGTGTTGGAAGCAAGCGTCGCCAGGTTGGAAGCGGCGGAGCCGGCGCCAACCACGTTGAAGATTTCAACGCCATTGGCCGTGACCGAAGACGCAGTGGTCGTCGGAACGGCCGGGTTGAACACGTTCTCCAGGGTCACCTTTTGAGTGGTGGTGGCGCCTGCAGTGGCGGCGGCGTTGTAGTTCAGGGTCGTGTTGACCGTGGCGCCGGTGGGCTGGCTCGGGTTGCGGACGGTGATTTCAGCAACCGTATTAAGACCCGTGACAACCAGATCCGAGGAGCTGTTGTCGTTGACCAGCGAGGTCACGCCAGACGCGTTGGAAACGTCGAAGGTGGTGCCACCGACGGCGTCGGACGTCACTTGCATGACTTCAATGCCAGCCGAGGTGAAGCCAGCCTGATTGACGGCAACAGCGCCCGCCGACGAATAACGCAGGGTGTCAACGCCAGCGCCGCCATCCAGGGAGTCAGCGGCCGAGAGGGTCGCATTGGTCGCGGTGAAGGTGTCGTTGCCCGTCGAACCGGCGAAGGCAGGAGCCACGTCCGGATTAGCCGTCAGAACGAAGGACTTGCCAGCGCTCGGAGCGTTCGGGAAGGCGGTCAGCAGATTGACGCCCGCGGTGGCGGTGATGCCGCCGTCCAGGGATCCATCCAGAGCGCCAACCAGCAGGCGTTCCGTAGCGGCGTTGTAGTTACCCACATCAGCCGTAGCGCCGGCGGACATGATCTGACCAACGAGAGCGGCGCGGATGGCCAGCTCAACGTTCACACCAGGAGCCTTCTGGGCCACGAAGGCGCGCAGGTATGCTTCGTTCTCGGCGCGCGACAGATAGTCGATCGCGGCGGTCACGTTGATGCCAGCGGTTGTGGCGGCGGCGGTGCCGATGACGGCTTCATAAGCGACCTGGGCCACTTCCTTGAAGGTCAGGGTGCCGTAGGTCGCCTCAAAGTTCGCCTTACCAGCGCCGGCCGCAGAAGCGCCCAGGTTGATCGCGAAATTGATGTAGCGGTTTTCGGTGCTCAGAGGAGCATACTGGCCCGGCGCAGCGTCATTCAGGTCATTGGTGTTGACCGTGCTGTCGACCAGATAGTCCATACCGTCGCCACTGGGCGTGCCGCCCGTGAAGAACTGGTAGGCCTGAACAGCCACGGCCGACGTGCCGTCGAGCATGTCGACGATGCGGTCGATGGCGTCGGAGTCGCTGAGGGCGCCCGATTGGGTCTGGGTGGCGATGCTGGCGAGCAGCAGCGATTGGGCCGCAGTCGGCGCCTTGCCGAAGTTGCCGTTTGTTAGAAAGGTAGTCAGTTCGGCTGTCGTATAAGCCATGTGGGGTCTCTCCAATGGATAGCTGTCCCTCCGCACAAGACGCACGATGGGCCCACATCGTCACTACAGTAAACTACATAGGCCTGCAACTCCCTTTCACTAACTATTTTGCAAGCACGTTTTGAGGGCGCCAGGGGCTCCCCTTCCCTATTGCGATGTCGCCATGAACGGCTTCGCTTAATGGGTTCGCGCCTACTGCGTGGGAGGCAGGCTTGTGGCCCCCGGGTCCTTCTTGATGATGTCCAGGACAGAGGTCATTGGCTTGGGGGGAGCTGGAGTCGGTTGGGCTTCAGCCCCCTGAGGGCGCGATTCGAGCCTGCTGGCAGGGCGAGGCTTTGCAGTGGGAAGCGAACCAACGGCGTCGAGGATGATGACCGGGACATCAAGTGGCGTCACGCCCCTGTACTTGACCCGCTTGAAGTTTCTTTTCGGATCATAGGTCTCGACCTGATCTGAAAGCACCTGCGGCGTAAGGGTGCCCGTCAGGGCTAGAAGCTGAACCCTGCTCACATATTCCGCCGTCTGGGCGCGGGCCAAGTTTTGTTGGGCGGCGTTCAATTCCGCCTGGGCGTTCAGGATCTCGATATTGCTGCGGAGGGCGTAACGTTCCTCAGCCCTTACCCCGAGAAAGGCCAGCTCGTTTGATTTGACTTCTTCCTGCAGGGTCTGGAGCTGCTGGCGAAGGGAGGCCATGTGTTCCCAAGCCTGGGCGACATTGGAGACCAGTTGAAGGCGCACTTCTTCCACGGACAATCGATCGCGGTTGTTTTCTTCCACCGACTGCCGAATCGCTGAGCGAATTTGTCCGGCAGAAAAGATCGGTTGGCTGAACACCACGGACGCCGATCGGCTGTCATCATAGAGGTCGCCCTGGTAGGGCAAGTAAGGAGAGCGTTGCATTTCCGCCCGCGCTGTCACTGTCGGCATGCCGTTTGCCTTGGCGCGTGCTATCCGGGCGCGGGAAGCCTGCTCATTGAATTGCGCGCCCAGGAGCTGAGGATTGTGCGATTCGGCGGTATCGAATGCAGTGTCCAGACTTGCAGGCAGCTGCTCCAGGGGCGGCAGGGGCTCTAGCTGCCCGGGATTTTGCCCAACCACCGCCAGGAACTGACTGCGGGTTGCTGCGAGTTGCTCCTGCGCGTTGAAGAGTTGCGTGCGGGCCTGAGACAGTCGCGCCCGCGACTGCGCCAGATCTGTAAGGGTCACTGTCCGGACATCATACTTCGCCTGGGTGTCCTCTAGCCCCCGCTGAAGAACCGCCACTGTCTCCTGGGCGATCTTCAGAAGCTGCTCGTCCCGTCTAACACCAGCATAGGCCGCAACCACCCGGACCATCACATCCATTTCATAGCGGCGCAGCTGCTCGCGGCCTGCCAGGATCTGGGCCTCCGCCTCGGAGACCCGTGCGCGGACCCGCCCGCCCGTATAGAGCGGCTGGACTGCCGTAACGCTCATACTGTTGGTAATGGCGTCGGCCTTGGCGCCATCCCGGCGAATTTCATAGGACGTTTCTCCGGCCTGAGCTGAAATGTTCAATCCATACCCAGCCCTCGCTTGGACATAAGACTCGTCTGCGGCGCGGACAGCAGCCCGCTGCGCCTGCAGGCCCGGATTATTGTCATAGGCATAGGCAATGACCTCCGAAAGGGTTTCGGCGCTTGAAGGGAAGGCAGCCATGCAAAGGCTGACCACGATCGCGGTGGAGGACTTGAGCATCAGGCGCACATTCATGGTCATTGGCCCAATCAGGCCTCAGCAGAAGTTGAAGATTGAGGAGGGGGAAGCAGGGGTGTCATGGCGATCTCTCAGGAGAGCAACCGTTGAATGGTCGTCTTCCAGGTCAGGTCCCGTGCCTGCCAGGCCGACCTCGCCGCCAGGCCCAGGTCTCGCGCCCGTGCTCTGTCAGAAGCAAGCCACTCAAGGCCCTCAGCCACTGAAGCCGGATGAGGCTCGGCGACGTAGCCCGTGAATTCATTGACAAGTTCCAGCAGGCCGCCTGAGTCATTGGTTGTTAGCACCGCCTTCCCTGCGGCGAAGGCTTCCATGGTCACATAGCCAAGGGAGTCCTCATCATAGGGCAGATAGGCGCAGGCCCGGGCGGAATTGACCCAATCGGCGATCATCTCACGAGGATGAAAGCCGAAATGAAGCTCAACTCTATCCTTCAGACCAAGATCCGAAACCAGCTGACGCAGCTGATCTGCATAGGCCTCGCTGTCAGGAGGCCCCGCCACCACCAGTTTCGCTTTGAGCTTGGGCAGAAGCGCCATGCCTTCGATCAGGAGGTGCTGACGCTTTCCGGGCCCGATCCGTCCGCCGGCGAAAATGTACCCGCCGTCACTGCCCCCAACAAAGAGGGCTTCATCATTAAGCGGCGGATAGAGGATTTCACTCTGAACATTGTTGTAGCGCGCCAGTCGATCCTGGGTGGTGGGTGAATTCACATAGATGGCGCGGCACTGGGCGAAGCACTGCTCATCGGCCGTCCTGATGGTTTGCTTTATCACGCCATCACGCCCCTCATCACCAAGGCCCTGGCCGACATCCCCCAAGTCATAGGCCTGCCTGAACTGGTGAAGCAGCCAGAGGGTTTTGTGTTCATGGGGAACAAGATAGGCCGGGAACTTCAGCGCAATGACGCGGTCGGCGTTATAGATGCGCAGGGTGCGGTGCAGGAGCACCTCATCAATCAGCCGCTCTGAAGGCGTCCATTGAAAGGGCAGCCTCATCAGCTCGCTTTCAACACCCGGTGTCTGATTGAGCTGCCGCACCAGATTGTCCGCCAATTCTTCAGCGCCGCCGCGGATAAAGGGCGCGGCATTGTTCACGACGAGAACCTTCATGTGGTGAGCGCCGTTACTACGTGATCCCAATCTATGTTTAGCTCGGAAAGACGGCGGAAATTTGCCTGCCCAAATTGTTCAGCGAGCTTGCGGTCCCGATAGAGCTTGTCCATCGCCTGAGCCAGGGCGACAGGATCAGGCTCAGCCACCAGGCCGTTCCTGCCATGCTCCACCAGCTCAAGCACGCCGCCGGAGTCTGTGGTGGTAATGACGCACTTCATGGAATGGGCCGCCTCAAGGGACGGATAGCCATAAGAGTCTTCGTCGTGAGGCAGATAGGCCGCCGCCAGGGCTCCAGCCAGCATGTCAGCCTTTTCGTCCTCCGAGATCCAACGATCTTCGAATATGACGCGGTCCTGAACGCCCAATGAGGCAATGAGGTCTTCGATGACCCGGGCGTAGGCCGGACTGCTGCAACTGCCGCAGAGACGCAGGCGGACATCTGTCTTCACATGGGCCATAGCCTCAATCAGCAAGGCCTGACGCTTGTGGGGTTCCACCCTGCAGACCACAAAGATTTCATCGCCATAGCCATCACACCTGAAGCGCTCTGGCTTGTAGATTGGCGGATAGAGAGGCTGAGACGCCACCCCATTGAACGCCGAGAGGCGATCACTGACCACCTGGGAGTTGGTGAAGACCTTTTGAGCTTCCCCCAACGCCCGGGTGTCGAGGTCCATCAGGGTCTGACGAATGGCGAGGTTGTGGGGGGTGGGATCTGGCGAATGGGGCTGCCCCCAGAGGTCATAATAGGCCCTGATGTGATGGATGAACCAGAGCACCTTGTTGGGATGGCGCAGGACATAGGCTGGCGGCCGAAACGCGATCAACCTGTCTCCCGCCTGGCTGAGATCCATCAGTCGGAGGGCCGCAATCTGATCAAGCATGTCATGCGGTGTCTCAATGAAAGGCAGGTAGAACCGCTCGACCTCATGACCGTGCTCTAGCAGCTTTTCCTCGAGCCACTCGACGATGAATCGGGCGCCGCCATTGATGAAAGGCACAAAGGTGGATGCGAGAACGACTTTCATGGCGACCTAGGCCAAGGCCTCGATCAACACCGAAACCACCCGGTCGAGATCAGCTTCGGACAGGCCGCCATGGGTGGGCAGGTTGATGCCGCGCTCCGAACACCAGTCCGCATTGGGATAATCCCCTTCCAGCTCGGCATAGGGCGGCATGACGTGCATGGGGTAAAAGATCGGGCGTGACTCAATTCCCGCCTGGTCAAGGGTTTCAATGACCATGTCCCGCGACTTCAGATCCGGCTGGTTAATGAGCACGGTGTACATCCAGTAGACGTGCCCGGCCCAGTTCTCACTCACAGGCAGGGTCAGTATGTCACTATAGCGAGCCAGCCGGTCTTGATACCCGGCCGCAACGCGCTGGCGCATGGCCAGATGGTCTTCGATCCGTTCCATCTGGGCCAGGCCAATAGCGGCGGCAATGTTGGTCATCCGGTAGTTATAGCCGACCACAGGAAACCAGTAGCGACGGGTCGGGTCCATGCCCTGGCTGCGGTAAAGCCGCAGCTTCTGGGCAAGGACGTCGTTATTGGTCGTAACCATGCCCCCCTCCCCTGTCGTAATGATCTTGTTGCCAAAAAAGCTGAAGGTCGCGCAATCTCCAATCCCACCGACCCGCCGGCCTTTGTAGGTGGCCCCGACGGCCTCGGCGGCGTCTTCCAGGACAAAGAGATTGTGCCGTCTGGCGACCTCCATGACGGGATCCATGTCGACCGGGTGGCCATAGAGATGCACCGGTATGATCCCCTTGGTCCGCGGCGTGATTTTGGCTTCGAGAAGGTCGGGATCCAGGTTGAAGGTTCGGGGGTCATTGTCCACGAAGACCGGGGTGGCGCCGCAATAGCGGACCGCATTTGCGCTGGCGATATAGGTCAGGTCAGGCACGAGGACTTCATCGCCCGGCCCCAGGTCCAGGGCCACCAGGGCCAGGTGCAGGGCCGTGGTGCCGTTGTTGACGGCAATGGCGTGTTTGACGCCACAGAACTCTGCAAAGGCAGCCTCGAAATCGGCAATGAACCGTCCGCTGGATGATATCCAGCCAGAGGTCATGCACTCCATGACGTACTCGGTTTCACGACCTCCGAGATCAGGGGCCGCCACGGAAATCTTTGTTGTCGTCATGGCCTTCCCTTCTGAATTTCACCCTTGGCACGAGCCGGCACCCCCACCGCGACCAGGTCTGGCGCGATGTCATCAATGACGCACGCTCCCGCGCCAATTATGGCGCCTTCTCCAATGCTGCAGCCCGGCGCGACACTGGAACCGACGCCCAGAAGGGCGCCGCTGCCAATATGTACCCCACCCGCGACCGCAGCGCCGGGTCCGACATGACTACCACGTCCGACA
This window encodes:
- a CDS encoding glycosyl transferase family 1, encoding MKVLVVNNAAPFIRGGAEELADNLVRQLNQTPGVESELMRLPFQWTPSERLIDEVLLHRTLRIYNADRVIALKFPAYLVPHEHKTLWLLHQFRQAYDLGDVGQGLGDEGRDGVIKQTIRTADEQCFAQCRAIYVNSPTTQDRLARYNNVQSEILYPPLNDEALFVGGSDGGYIFAGGRIGPGKRQHLLIEGMALLPKLKAKLVVAGPPDSEAYADQLRQLVSDLGLKDRVELHFGFHPREMIADWVNSARACAYLPYDEDSLGYVTMEAFAAGKAVLTTNDSGGLLELVNEFTGYVAEPHPASVAEGLEWLASDRARARDLGLAARSAWQARDLTWKTTIQRLLS
- a CDS encoding glycosyl transferase family 1, which translates into the protein MKVVLASTFVPFINGGARFIVEWLEEKLLEHGHEVERFYLPFIETPHDMLDQIAALRLMDLSQAGDRLIAFRPPAYVLRHPNKVLWFIHHIRAYYDLWGQPHSPDPTPHNLAIRQTLMDLDTRALGEAQKVFTNSQVVSDRLSAFNGVASQPLYPPIYKPERFRCDGYGDEIFVVCRVEPHKRQALLIEAMAHVKTDVRLRLCGSCSSPAYARVIEDLIASLGVQDRVIFEDRWISEDEKADMLAGALAAAYLPHDEDSYGYPSLEAAHSMKCVITTTDSGGVLELVEHGRNGLVAEPDPVALAQAMDKLYRDRKLAEQFGQANFRRLSELNIDWDHVVTALTT
- a CDS encoding aminotransferase DegT — protein: MTTTKISVAAPDLGGRETEYVMECMTSGWISSSGRFIADFEAAFAEFCGVKHAIAVNNGTTALHLALVALDLGPGDEVLVPDLTYIASANAVRYCGATPVFVDNDPRTFNLDPDLLEAKITPRTKGIIPVHLYGHPVDMDPVMEVARRHNLFVLEDAAEAVGATYKGRRVGGIGDCATFSFFGNKIITTGEGGMVTTNNDVLAQKLRLYRSQGMDPTRRYWFPVVGYNYRMTNIAAAIGLAQMERIEDHLAMRQRVAAGYQDRLARYSDILTLPVSENWAGHVYWMYTVLINQPDLKSRDMVIETLDQAGIESRPIFYPMHVMPPYAELEGDYPNADWCSERGINLPTHGGLSEADLDRVVSVLIEALA